In Corallococcus caeni, the following are encoded in one genomic region:
- a CDS encoding MBL fold metallo-hydrolase produces MRIHHLNCTTMCPPGRRLMDGRRGFTGPAALTCHCLVLETPRGLVLVDTGFGLNDVYAPRVRLNGLFRDVLCRPALAEEATAIRQLERMGFHASDVRDIVLTHLDFDHAGGLDDFPHARVHVLADEYRVATAQKSWLDRARFRPMQWSKETRWETYVPNRGEGWFGFDCVRELNGLPPEILMVPLVGHTLGHAGVAIDTGDGWLLHAGDAYFYHGEMDLDRYRCTAGLRGYQKLMQKDGWMRWYNLRRLRELVQRHGDQVTVFCAHDSLEFERLEEREKLPSDFPIQPGLVAPVPSLHL; encoded by the coding sequence ATGCGCATCCACCACCTGAATTGCACCACGATGTGCCCGCCTGGCCGGCGGCTCATGGATGGGCGGCGCGGCTTCACCGGCCCGGCGGCGCTCACCTGCCACTGTCTGGTGTTGGAGACGCCGCGCGGCCTGGTGCTGGTGGACACCGGCTTCGGCCTCAATGACGTGTACGCGCCCCGTGTGCGGCTCAACGGCCTGTTCCGCGACGTGCTCTGCCGCCCCGCCCTGGCGGAGGAGGCCACCGCCATCCGCCAGCTGGAGCGGATGGGCTTCCATGCCAGCGACGTGCGCGACATCGTCCTCACGCACCTGGACTTCGACCACGCGGGCGGCCTGGACGACTTCCCCCACGCGCGCGTGCACGTGCTGGCGGACGAGTACCGCGTGGCCACCGCGCAGAAGAGCTGGCTGGACCGCGCGCGCTTCCGCCCCATGCAGTGGTCCAAGGAGACGCGCTGGGAGACCTACGTCCCCAACCGCGGCGAGGGCTGGTTCGGCTTCGACTGCGTGCGCGAGCTCAATGGACTGCCGCCCGAAATCCTCATGGTGCCGCTGGTGGGCCACACGCTGGGACACGCGGGCGTGGCCATCGACACCGGGGACGGGTGGCTCTTGCACGCGGGCGACGCGTACTTCTACCACGGGGAGATGGACCTGGACCGCTACCGCTGCACCGCCGGTCTGCGCGGCTACCAGAAGCTGATGCAGAAGGACGGGTGGATGCGCTGGTACAACCTGCGCCGGCTGCGGGAGCTGGTGCAGCGCCACGGCGACCAGGTGACGGTGTTCTGCGCGCACGACTCGCTGGAGTTCGAGCGGCTGGAGGAGCGCGAGAAGCTGCCCTCGGACTTCCCCATCCAGCCCGGACTCGTCGCCCCCGTGCCGTCGCTGCACCTGTAG
- a CDS encoding cupin domain-containing protein, protein MSTILRTPPLAGGRPPRWDSRRRPPAHPAPAPASLPVVEKVNLAHASTDLPAPGIARPVGTLHGQPMHLVRLTGTSPWCRHATGDVLFLVTRGVLRVELREHTVDLEEGELLIVPRGVEHRCVAPGEALVLRSAPPLDGEAAGQPPPP, encoded by the coding sequence ATGAGCACGATTCTCCGGACCCCACCCCTCGCTGGCGGCCGTCCCCCCCGTTGGGATTCGCGCCGCCGGCCTCCGGCCCATCCCGCGCCGGCCCCCGCGTCCCTTCCCGTCGTGGAGAAGGTGAACCTGGCCCACGCCTCCACCGACCTGCCGGCGCCTGGCATTGCCCGGCCCGTGGGTACCCTCCACGGTCAGCCCATGCACCTGGTGCGGCTGACGGGCACCAGCCCCTGGTGCCGGCACGCCACGGGGGATGTCCTGTTCCTCGTCACCCGGGGCGTCCTGCGCGTGGAGCTGCGCGAGCACACCGTGGACCTGGAGGAAGGCGAGCTGCTCATCGTCCCCCGGGGCGTGGAGCACCGCTGCGTCGCTCCGGGCGAAGCGCTGGTGCTGAGGTCGGCCCCACCGCTCGACGGTGAGGCAGCCGGGCAGCCTCCCCCTCCCTGA
- a CDS encoding ATP-binding protein, whose protein sequence is MWSAGRYPKGITPESLTRPHLSVQRNPIIAEVFYRAGLIEKWGRGTNRVAEMCRAAGLSAPEFAEVTGAVVVTLRVNVGQTLAADRGELPSKFVKAMVEEGLLERTHPDNPKHPAQSYRAVRRDG, encoded by the coding sequence ATCTGGAGCGCGGGGCGATATCCCAAAGGCATCACGCCTGAATCGCTTACACGTCCGCACCTCTCGGTGCAGCGCAATCCCATCATCGCGGAGGTCTTCTATCGCGCAGGGCTCATCGAGAAATGGGGCCGGGGCACGAACCGTGTCGCCGAGATGTGCCGTGCTGCCGGGCTCTCCGCCCCCGAGTTCGCCGAGGTCACCGGCGCCGTGGTCGTCACGCTGCGGGTGAACGTGGGACAGACCCTGGCTGCGGATCGGGGGGAGCTGCCATCCAAATTTGTCAAGGCCATGGTCGAAGAGGGTCTCCTCGAACGCACCCATCCCGATAACCCCAAGCATCCCGCCCAGTCCTACCGGGCCGTGCGACGGGACGGGTGA
- a CDS encoding PAS domain S-box protein, translating to MRDSPTPPSGSPLPFLAGGGEMGDRMRRHDWSATPLPPPEAWPHSLRALVRMMLDADTPMFIVWGPELCYLYNDAYRPFIGARHPVLGEPCARVLPEVWPDLKPLLERTLAGETVAFEDLPLTVTHEGIPEERWFTFAYVPVRDDAGTVQGVYCAPLETTGRVRAEREKEAALATLHLAQRAGGVGVFELDQETRTVYTSEEFCHIWGLPVRPAYPLAELIARLHPDDQPRIRTVDNILSRNALEYIEYRVRRDDTGEERWIARRGEAPREGVRRLPGVVYDVTDQKRAEAALQVLTAQLEQQLSARTADHDRLWRLSQELMMVCGLDGAIFTVNPSATRILGWTEAEMVGRTVRDFLHPDDVAPNSAEMRRLAAGITTLAFESRFRHRDGSYRLLAWTAVPDEDRVHAVARDVTREREAALALRQAEDALRQAQKMEAVGQLTGGIAHDFNNLLQGIIGSLDLVQRRVSQGRTDELGRFVTGAKASAHRAAALTHRLLAFSRRQPLDPRPTDVSQLVASMEDLLRRTLGETIQLELALLPTPWTTLCDPNQLENAVLNLVINARDAMPSGGRLRIETGNAQVEVPAGGDLLPGAYVCVSVTDTGTGMPPEVIARAFEPFFTTKPLGQGTGLGLSMIYGFARQSEGSARIESEPGRGTTVSLYLPRFQGTPGTESPPAQALGEEHRARGGEVVVLVEDEPVVRALIVEVLNEWGYQVREAEDGPSGLRLLESLPQVDLLLTDLGLPGGLTGRQLADLARQRRPALKVLFMTGYAQAAAQASGFLQAGMEMVTKPVAMDLLVSRVQRMLRDA from the coding sequence TTGCGTGACAGCCCGACACCTCCTTCCGGCTCCCCCCTTCCGTTCCTCGCCGGTGGCGGCGAGATGGGGGACCGGATGCGCCGGCATGACTGGTCCGCCACGCCCCTGCCCCCTCCGGAGGCCTGGCCCCACTCGCTGCGCGCGCTGGTCCGCATGATGCTGGACGCGGACACGCCCATGTTCATCGTCTGGGGCCCGGAGCTCTGCTACCTCTACAACGACGCGTACCGCCCCTTCATCGGTGCGCGGCACCCGGTGCTCGGCGAGCCCTGCGCGCGGGTGTTGCCGGAGGTCTGGCCGGACCTGAAGCCGCTCCTGGAGCGCACGCTCGCGGGAGAGACGGTCGCCTTCGAGGACCTGCCGCTCACCGTCACGCACGAGGGCATCCCGGAGGAGCGCTGGTTCACGTTCGCGTACGTGCCGGTGCGCGACGACGCGGGCACCGTGCAGGGCGTGTACTGCGCGCCGCTGGAGACGACGGGGCGCGTGCGGGCGGAGCGGGAGAAGGAGGCCGCGCTGGCCACGCTGCACCTGGCGCAGCGCGCGGGCGGCGTGGGCGTCTTCGAGTTGGACCAGGAGACGCGCACCGTCTACACGTCGGAGGAGTTCTGTCACATCTGGGGCCTGCCGGTGCGCCCCGCGTATCCGCTCGCGGAGCTCATCGCGCGGCTGCACCCGGACGACCAGCCCCGCATCCGCACCGTGGACAACATCCTGTCCCGCAACGCGCTGGAGTACATCGAGTACCGCGTCCGGCGCGACGACACCGGCGAGGAGCGGTGGATCGCCCGCCGCGGCGAGGCCCCTCGGGAGGGCGTGCGGCGGTTGCCCGGCGTCGTCTACGACGTGACCGACCAGAAGCGCGCGGAGGCCGCGCTCCAGGTGCTCACCGCCCAACTGGAGCAGCAGCTCAGCGCGCGCACCGCGGACCACGACCGGCTGTGGAGGCTGTCGCAGGAGCTGATGATGGTGTGCGGGCTCGACGGCGCCATCTTCACGGTGAATCCGTCCGCCACGCGCATCCTCGGCTGGACCGAGGCGGAGATGGTGGGCCGCACGGTGCGGGACTTCCTCCACCCGGACGACGTCGCGCCCAACAGCGCGGAGATGCGGCGGCTGGCCGCGGGCATCACCACGCTGGCCTTCGAGAGCCGCTTCCGACACCGGGACGGCTCCTACCGGCTGCTGGCCTGGACGGCCGTGCCGGACGAGGACCGCGTCCACGCCGTGGCGCGCGACGTCACCCGGGAGCGCGAGGCGGCCCTGGCGCTGCGACAGGCCGAGGACGCCCTGCGCCAGGCCCAGAAGATGGAAGCGGTGGGCCAGCTCACCGGCGGCATCGCGCATGACTTCAACAACCTGCTCCAGGGCATCATCGGGTCGCTGGACCTGGTGCAGCGGCGGGTGAGCCAGGGACGCACGGACGAGCTGGGCCGCTTCGTCACCGGCGCGAAGGCCTCCGCGCACCGGGCCGCGGCGCTCACGCACCGGCTGCTCGCCTTCTCCCGGCGGCAGCCGCTGGACCCTCGCCCCACGGACGTGAGCCAGCTCGTCGCCTCCATGGAGGACCTGCTGCGCCGCACGCTGGGGGAGACCATCCAGTTGGAGCTGGCGCTCCTCCCCACGCCGTGGACCACGCTGTGCGACCCGAACCAGCTGGAGAACGCGGTCCTCAACCTGGTCATCAACGCGCGCGACGCGATGCCCTCGGGGGGACGCCTGCGCATCGAGACCGGGAACGCACAGGTCGAGGTGCCCGCGGGCGGCGACCTGCTGCCCGGCGCCTACGTGTGCGTGAGCGTCACCGACACGGGCACGGGGATGCCTCCGGAGGTCATCGCGCGCGCCTTCGAGCCCTTCTTCACCACCAAGCCGCTGGGCCAGGGCACCGGCCTGGGCCTGTCGATGATCTACGGCTTCGCGCGCCAGTCGGAGGGCTCCGCGCGCATCGAGAGCGAGCCCGGCCGGGGCACCACCGTGTCGCTGTACCTGCCGCGCTTCCAGGGCACACCCGGCACGGAGTCCCCGCCCGCGCAGGCCCTGGGCGAGGAGCACCGCGCGCGCGGCGGCGAGGTGGTGGTGCTGGTGGAGGACGAACCGGTGGTGCGCGCGCTCATCGTCGAGGTGCTCAACGAGTGGGGCTACCAGGTGCGCGAGGCCGAGGACGGTCCCTCCGGCCTGCGCCTGCTGGAGTCCCTGCCGCAGGTGGACCTGCTGCTGACGGACCTGGGGCTGCCCGGGGGCCTCACCGGGCGGCAGCTGGCGGACCTGGCCCGGCAGCGGCGCCCGGCGCTCAAGGTGCTGTTCATGACCGGCTACGCCCAGGCGGCGGCCCAGGCGTCCGGGTTCCTCCAGGCGGGCATGGAGATGGTCACCAAGCCCGTGGCCATGGACCTGCTGGTGTCGCGCGTGCAGCGGATGCTGCGGGACGCGTAG